Within Halostella limicola, the genomic segment GAGAAGGCGACGTCGTTCTGGGCGGCAATCTGGCTGGCGCGTTGCGTGACGTGTCTCGCGACGAGGCTCTTCCCGGTCCCGGTTTTCCCGTAGATAACGACGTTCGATGGTGGGCCACCGTCCGTTGCGGGACCGAGTGCCTGGCCGACGCTTTTGAGTTCCTTGTCGCGGCCGACGATCCGGTCTCGATCAGGGACGTGACCAACGCGGAGGAGTTCGCGGCGGGCGAAGATATCCCCCGTCGCGAACAAATCGTCGTCGGAGAACTCCGAGAGATCACGATCGGGCATGGCTAACTCGTCTCGTCGGGGGAGTATAAATATACGGGACCCGATACCGAGTGAAAACGTTCGTCAGACGAGTGTGAGCGGTGCTACGGTCGTTATAGCAGTAAAGACGGTGGTGACACACACCCCTGGCACCGAGTGAAAACCGAATAGGTGTCGCCACAATCACTGTTCAGAGAAATATCCCGCACATAAAGCCGCGCAGCAATAACTTCGATTTCAGCTGTAGTCTGCTGTAGCGGTGTTCTCACTAGCTATTGTGTATGTATGTATTGCTTGTACACCTAGCTATATTATAACGCGAAGTAAGTGGCAGCTCGGGTTGTCCCGATGAACGTTGCCGTCCCGTTCAGTTGACTCCTCTCACGCGTGAATTTGGTCGCTGGACGTGTTTCCGTTTTCACTCGTTGTCGGGGGTGTGTGGGCTCCGGATTTTCAATCGTTGCCTGGGGTGTCCGTGGATTGCTTTTCGATGTCTGATGAGCCTCAGACGTACGTTTTTCACTCGTTGCGAGGGGTGTGTGGTCTTCTCTGTTCACTCGTTGCACGGGGAGTCTCCCGTATCCTATCAACGTTCGGTACATCGATTTCTACTTTCACGGGGCTTGGTGTACCTATTAACGCCACCGGGCAGTAGTGGCGAGATGACATGATCACTAATCCGGAGGTTTTTGATCGGGACCACGTGCCCAATCTCGTCTGTCGAGAGGAGGAACTCACCGTCCTCGAGAACGCATTGCGACCGGTAACAAATGGGGATCCAGCGGAAGATGTGCTCTTACACGGTCCGTTCCGGAAGCTGGAGGGGATGCTCCGACTGGCGGAGGCGAGCGCGCGAAGGCGCTCGTGATGAAGTCGATGACACAGGTCGGAATCGACCTTGAAACCGGCGAGTTCGAGCCGACATCGTAGAGACTGGAGCGAGCAAGTCGTCACAGGACATCAGAAAAACGATTGGGAGCCTCATTACCGAGATCGGGGCGGAGGCCGAGTATGGCGCACCGATCAACAAGGTCCTCAAACGTGCAGCAGAGGAACACGGTCTCGACAAGAACAAGGCTGACCACGAGATCCAGAAACTGAAGTCGAAAGGCGAGATCTACGAACCCCGGAAGGACGGGAACTTGCGGCTTACGGAGAACCGACTAGGTTAGGAAGAATATCTCTTCTTTACCTGTATCTAGCCCATAGAATCTACTGTCACTGAACATAGATGATCAAATACAATAATTGAAACCAAGTAGTTAGTCAGAAATCTCTTTTTCAAATGGAGGCATAGCGGTATTCGACTCATTTGCATCACAGATCAGGCATGAACCATCCCCACGAATGAATACATTCCATTTGCTAATACTGAAACTCACTATCTGTCTCCCCTCTCTGCGCCCTCCTTTTTTACCAAACAGGTCTTCAACAGCCTCAATATCGACACTGTCATAGAGTGGGGGGAGATCTAATGGATCAGTCCCTTCGACTTTAGCTAAGGCATCTACAATTTCTACAACCGGATCATCCCGTTTTGGGTCGAATTTCCTTTTATGAACGGGGGAACAATCACATGTAACCGTCATCTCTTTAACAGCCATAACCCCTTATCCACTGCTCGGTTACTTAAACTCTTATCAAGTTGAAACTTACACGGTAAGTAGATTCAGATACTAGTCTATTGTGGAAATTGATCATATTACTGTGGGTGAGCTAATTTTATGTACATAGAATCAGACACTACTGTTAAATCACATCGGGAAGAATGAAGTTCCCCTAAAATATTCCATAATCATAATGAGTGAATATATCGAGTGCATTTCATGTGGTTTCGTTCTCTTTACGAAGAGAGGTACAACACCTGAGCCAAAAAGCCATGATTCCTGTCCGAGATGTAATGGAGAAGATTTCAAATTTGTCGAGCGAAAGTCCCTCTGAGAACTCCAATTGTTCTTCTACTCTTCTATACTCCACACCTTCGCGTTCTCCATTTGTTCGGACTCGACGCGTTCGGCATCAACGAGTTTCCCCTAATCGATAATGCGCTGTCGATCGGTCACATCCGACCGCGTCGGCAACGTTGGATTCGCGGAGGACCGCGAGATAGCTGAGCCTGCGCCGATGGCCGTCCAACTCGGCGACCAGGCCCTGACGGACGAGGGGTAATTCCTGAAGCCCTTCTCAGCTCCGTATTTCCGAAGGAGTCGACCGAGACGATGCGATTTTCATCGGGAGACCGACAGTGAATGTGAATATGCAACCAATTCGCAATTACCGGTATCCGTCCGGCGGGTGAACATCGGAGTCGGGCGGCTGGGAGGAGCTGGGGTGGCCTGTCCGTTGTTTCGACTCAGCCCCCGCGACGAATTCGGTGATCTACGACCATGACAAGCTACGACGAATGGACGCAAACACAGAACCGCGCGACGGTATCGGTCGACGGCAACGAGATAGAGGTCGCGTACCACGACGAGGGGTCCGGCGACCCCGTCCTCTTCCTCCACGGGATCCCGACGAACTCGTACCTCTGGCGGGACGTAATCGGACCGATCGCCGAGGAACGGCGCGTCATCGTCCCCGACATGATCGGGTACGGCAACTCCTCGATGTACGACGGGTTCGACCGCTCGCTGCGGGCCCAGGAGGAGGCGATCGAGGGGCTCCTTGAGCACCTCGGTATCGACCGGCTCTCCCTGGTCGGACACGACCTGGGCGGCGGCGTCCTGCTCCGCTACGCCGTCCACCATCCGGACGCCGTCGAGAAGCTCGTGCTGTCGAACTCGGTGGCCTACGATTCCTGGCCGATCGATACCGTAACCGAACTCGGTCTCCCAGAGACCGCCCGGGAGAACGACGTCGAGGACCTCCAGGAGATGCTGGACGGCCTGTTCCGACAGACGCTGTCCGGCGAGGCCAACGAGGAGTTCCTCGAGGGGATGA encodes:
- a CDS encoding HalOD1 output domain-containing protein, which codes for MAVKEMTVTCDCSPVHKRKFDPKRDDPVVEIVDALAKVEGTDPLDLPPLYDSVDIEAVEDLFGKKGGRREGRQIVSFSISKWNVFIRGDGSCLICDANESNTAMPPFEKEISD
- a CDS encoding alpha/beta fold hydrolase — translated: MTSYDEWTQTQNRATVSVDGNEIEVAYHDEGSGDPVLFLHGIPTNSYLWRDVIGPIAEERRVIVPDMIGYGNSSMYDGFDRSLRAQEEAIEGLLEHLGIDRLSLVGHDLGGGVLLRYAVHHPDAVEKLVLSNSVAYDSWPIDTVTELGLPETARENDVEDLQEMLDGLFRQTLSGEANEEFLEGMKTPWNSEEGITSLVRNAAGTNTSHTTEIDPSEVTAETLLLWGADDEFQNVEWAERLEDDIDGAELVGLDDATHWVMEDRPEAYREQLAEYLLA